Proteins from a genomic interval of Quercus robur chromosome 9, dhQueRobu3.1, whole genome shotgun sequence:
- the LOC126700272 gene encoding ABC transporter C family member 10-like, with protein MKLESDSVGLVTPYAKAGFFSRLWFWWLNPLMKMGRQKNLEDEHIPKLCKADRAENCYFQFLEQLNKKKRAEPASQTSILEAIILIHWKEMFLSGCFALLYILTLSSGPVLLNAFILAYEGKGKFKYEGHVLAIAFFFSKCIQSMSQRQWFFRSRLVGLKVRSLLLAAIYNKQLRLSNSARLMHSGAEIMNYVTVDAYRIGEFPFWFHQTWTTSLQLCIAILILFHAVGLATVAALVVIILTVLCNIPLAKLQHKFQSKLTVAQDERLKASSEALVNMKVLKLYAWQTHFKKVIENLRKMEYKWLSKVQSEKTYHSILFWSTPVLISSATFGTCYFLGIPLHANNVFTFVATFRLVQDPIITVPDVIGVVIQAKVAFARIIKFLEAPELQNAHVKNNCNTENVNYSLFINSAKFSWEETALKPTLRNINLEVRPGEKVAICGEVGSGKSTLLAAILGEVPKIQGTIKVSGKISYVSQSAWIQSGTIQENILFGSAMDGDRYREALERCSLVKDLELLPFGDLTVIGERGVNLSGGQKQRVQLARALYQDADVFLLDDPFSALDAQTATSIFDEYVMGALSRKTVLLVTHQVDFLPAFNSVLFMSNGEILQQAPYHQLLASSKVFHDLVYAHKETAGSESVAVVGSAHRRGTSSREIKNTYVEKQLKACEGDQLIKQEERETGDTGFKPYKQYLNQNKGFLFFFIASLCHLIFAVGQILQNSWMAANVDNPHVSTLRLVMVYMLIGLASIMFLSCRSISTVVMGLKSSKSLFSQLLDSLFRAPISFYDSTPLGRILSRVSSDLSIIDLDVPFSLNFSVSSFINAYSILVVLAVVTWQVLFVAVPFVYVVIRLQRYYFASAKEMMRINGTTKSLVANHLAESAAGVITIRAFKKEDQFFAKNLDLIDTNASPFFHSFSANEWLIQWIEMVSSTVFASAALCMVLLPPRTFSSGFIGMALSYGLSLNMAFVRSVQKQCCLENNIICVERLSQYMLIPSEAPEVIEGNRPTTNWPAVGKVEIQDLQVRYRPNAPLVLCGISCSFEGGHKIGIVGRTGSGKTTLISSLFRLVEPAGGKIIVDGIDISTIGLHDLRSRFGIIPQDPTLFNGTVRFNLDPLSQNSDQEIWEVLGKCQLQESLQEKGNGLDSLVVEYGSNWSMGQRQLFCLGRALLRRCKILVLDEATASIDNATDMILQKTIRTEFVDCTVITVAHRIPTVMDCTMVLSISDGKLEEYDEPMKLMRIEGSLFGQLVKEYWSNLQTA; from the exons atgAAGCTTGAAAGTGATTCTGTAGGACTTGTAACTCCATATGCCAAAGCCGGATTCTTTAGTAGACTGTGGTTTTGGTGGTTGAATCCGTTGATGAAAATGGGCAGGCAGAAAAATCTTGAGGATGAACATATACCCAAGTTGTGCAAGGCAGATCGAGcagaaaattgttattttcagTTCTTGGAGCAAttgaataagaagaaaagagcAGAACCAGCATCCCAAACATCAATCCTGGAGGCAATAATTTTAATCCATTGGAAAGAAATGTTCTTATCAGGGTGCTTTGCTTTGTTATATATTCTCACACTGTCTAGTGGTCCAGTACTTCTAAATGCCTTCATACTGGCTTACGAGGGGAAAGGAAAATTCAAGTACGAAGGACATGTATTGGCAATAGCCTTTTTCTTTTCGAAGTGCATACAATCCATGTCACAAAGGCAGTGGTTCTTCCGAAGCAGGCTTGTTGGACTGAAAGTGAGGTCATTGCTCTTAGCAGCCATTTATAATAAACAACTGAGATTATCCAATTCTGCAAGATTAATGCACTCAGGTGCTGAGATAATGAACTATGTTACAGTAGATGCTTATAGAATTGGAGAATTTCCATTTTGGTTCCATCAGACATGGACAACAAGCCTCCAACTATGTATTGCAATACTAATTCTTTTTCATGCAGTGGGGCTAGCAACAGTTGCAGCACTGGTGGTGATAATTCTCACCGTGCTTTGCAATATTCCACTTGCAAAGTTACAGCATAAGTTTCAGTCTAAGCTAACAGTGGCACAAGATGAGAGACTGAAGGCTAGTTCTGAGGCTCTAGTAAACATGAAGGTTTTGAAATTGTATGCTTGGCAAACCCATTTCAAGAAAGTCATAGAAAATTTAAGGAAGATGGAGTACAAATGGTTATCTAAAGTGCAGTCAGAGAAAACATATCATAGCATTCTATTTTGGTCAACTCCGGTTTTGATCTCTTCTGCAACATTTGGAACATGTTATTTCCTTGGAATTCCTCTGCATGCAAATAACGTTTTCACCTTTGTAGCAACCTTTCGCCTTGTTCAGGATCCGATTATAACTGTTCCTGATGTGATAGGGGTTGTCATTCAAGCCAAGGTTGCATTTGCACGTATTATAAAATTCCTTGAAGCACCAGAGCTGCAGAATgcacatgttaagaacaattGCAACACGGAGAATGTGAATTACTCCCTTTTTATCAATTCGGCCAAATTTTCATGGGAAGAGACTGCATTGAAGCCCACATTGAGAAACATAAATTTGGAGGTTAGACCTGGTGAAAAGGTGGCCATATGCGGAGAAGTTGGCTCAGGCAAGTCAACGCTTCTAGCAGCAATTCTCGGAGAAGTTCCAAAAATTCAGGGAACC ATAAAAGTCAGTGGGAAGATTTCTTATGTTTCTCAATCAGCATGGATACAAAGCGGGACAATAcaagagaatattttatttggGTCTGCTATGGATGGTGACAGATACAGAGAAGCACTAGAGAGGTGTTCATTGGTTAAGGACCTTGAGTTGCTTCCCTTTGGTGATCTCACCGTAATAGGGGAGAGAGGTGTTAATTTGAGTGGTGGTCAGAAGCAACGCGTTCAACTTGCCCGTGCTCTCTATCAGGATGCTGATGTATTTCTCTTAGATGATCCATTCAGTGCTTTGGATGCACAGACTGCAACAAGCATATTTGAT GAATATGTTATGGGCGCACTTTCAAGGAAGACAGTCTTACTTGTGACCCATCAAGTAGATTTCTTGCCTGCTTTCAATTCTGTTTTG TTCATGTCAAACGGGGAAATATTACAACAGGCTCCATATCATCAGTTGTTGGCCTCAAGCAAAGTATTTCATGACCTTGTTTATGCACACAAAGAGACGGCGGGTTCTGAAAGCGTTGCCGTTGTTGGTTCTGCCCATAGACGTGGAACATCTTCCCGAGAGATTAAGAATACTTACGTAGAGAAGCAATTAAAAGCATGTGAAGGGGATCAGTTGATTaagcaagaagagagagaaacaggaGACACCGGCTTTAAACCATACAAGCAATATCTGAATCAAAACAAAGggttcttgttcttcttcataGCCAGTCTCTGTCACCTTATATTTGCAGTTGGTCAGATATTACAGAATTCATGGATGGCTGCTAATGTTGATAATCCTCATGTTAGCACATTGAGATTGGTCATGGTTTATATGTTGATTGGATTAGCCTCAATAATGTTTTTATCCTGTAGATCTATTTCTACAGTTGTTATGGGACTTAAATCTTCGAAATCCTTGTTTTCACAGCTATTAGACTCCCTTTTTCGTGCACCCATTTCATTTTACGATTCCACACCTCTAGGAAGGATACTTAGTCGG GTGTCTTCTGACCTGAGTATCATAGATCTTGATGTCCCGTTCAGCCTTAACTTCTCTGTTTCGTCTTTCATTAATGCATATTCTATTCTTGTAGTACTCGCTGTTGTCACCTGGCAGGTCTTGTTTGTCGCAGTACCATTTGTTTATGTTGTAATCAGATTGCAG AGATATTACTTTGCCTCTGCAAAAGAGATGATGCGGATCAATGGAACAACCAAGTCCTTAGTAGCAAATCATCTAGCAGAGTCTGCCGCAGGAGTCATCACAATAAGGGCTTTTAAGAAGGAAGACCAGTTCTTCGCAAAGAATCTTGACCTCATTGACACAAATGCTAGTCCTTTTTTCCACAGTTTTTCTGCAAACGAGTGGTTGATTCAATGGATAGAAATGGTCAGTTCGACAGTTTTTGCCTCTGCTGCACTTTGCATGGTTTTGCTTCCTCCCCGGACTTTTAGCTCTG GATTCATCGGGATGGCACTTTCTTATGGTCTTTCCTTAAACATGGCGTTTGTCCGTTCTGTTCAAAAGCAGTGTTGTTTAGAAAATAACATCATTTGTGTAGAAAGGCTAAGCCAATACATGCTTATTCCCAGTGAGGCCCCTGAAGTAATAGAAGGAAACCGCCCCACAACTAATTGGCCAGCTGTGGGTAAAGTGGAGATACAAGATTTGCAG GTTAGATATAGGCCCAATGCACCACTTGTTCTTTGTGGGATAAGTTGTTCTTTTGAAGGAGGGCACAAGATTGGTATCGTTGGCCGAACTGGGAGTGGGAAGACAACCCTTATAAGTTCTCTTTTTCGTCTTGTGGAGCCTGCAGGGGGGAAGATTATTGTTGATGGCATTGACATCTCTACAATTGGACTTCATGATCTGAGGTCACGTTTTGGAATAATACCTCAAGATCCTACTCTTTTTAATGGGACTGTGAGATTCAATTTGGATCCCTTGTCTCAAAATTCTGACCAAGAAATTTGGGAG GTTCTTGGGAAGTGCCAGCTACAAGAGTCTCTTCAAGAGAAAGGAAATGGCCTGGACTCCTTAG TTGTGGAATATGGGTCAAATTGGAGCATGGGGCAGCGGCAACTTTTCTGTTTAGGGCGTGCACTTTTGAGGAGATGTAAGATATTGGTGCTCGATGAAGCAACTGCATCAATTGATAATGCAACTGATATGATTCTTCAGAAAACCATTCGGACTGAATTTGTTGATTGTACTGTGATCACTGTGGCTCACAGGATACCTACAGTGATGGATTGCACGATGGTTCTCTCTATTAGTGATG GAAAACTAGAGGAGTATGATGAACCAATGAAGTTAATGAGGATAGAAGGTTCCCTGTTTGGGCAGCTTGTAAAGGAATACTGGTCTAATCTTCAGACTGCATAA